In Pseudomonas alcaliphila JAB1, a single window of DNA contains:
- a CDS encoding OprD family porin, with product MTRTRSLSCSVVGMTVMALPAVGAGAAGFIEDSKASLELRNFYLNRDFRENAGQNKREEWAQGFILNLESGYTQGTVGFGVDAIGMLGIKLDSSPDRSGTDLLPRDSRNRAEDDYSKLGVTGKVRFAESQLRVGTLLPKMPYLQYSNARLLPQVFEGWQVQSKDLERATFTLGEIDRVVQRSVSGSEKLALNNKNGRFGRSPESDELRFAGVDYAINPRLLASYHYAELSDVYRQHFLGLQHSLALGPGKLKSDLRYFSNSEAGRELVGDIDNRVINGMFTYSVAGHALGLAYQKMLGDDGFTYVDGATPYLTNFLQINDFAGPDQRSWQLRYDFDFASVGVPGLTFMTRYVRGDQVDLAAGEGREWERNTDIAYAFGDGPLKNLKVTWRNATYRSSFVRDLDENRLILSYIVPLW from the coding sequence ATGACAAGAACAAGATCCCTCAGTTGCTCCGTCGTCGGTATGACGGTCATGGCGCTGCCTGCCGTCGGTGCCGGCGCTGCCGGTTTCATCGAGGACAGCAAGGCCAGCCTGGAGCTGCGCAACTTCTACCTCAACCGCGACTTTCGCGAGAATGCCGGGCAGAACAAGCGCGAAGAATGGGCGCAGGGCTTCATCCTCAACCTGGAGTCCGGCTACACCCAGGGCACCGTCGGTTTCGGTGTCGATGCCATCGGCATGCTCGGTATCAAGCTCGATTCCTCGCCAGATCGCAGCGGCACCGACCTGCTACCGCGTGACAGCCGCAATCGCGCCGAGGACGATTACAGCAAGCTCGGCGTGACCGGCAAGGTGCGTTTCGCCGAGAGCCAACTGCGCGTGGGCACGTTGTTGCCGAAGATGCCCTACCTGCAATACAGCAACGCACGCCTGCTGCCGCAGGTGTTCGAGGGCTGGCAGGTGCAGAGCAAGGATCTCGAACGCGCCACCTTCACCCTCGGCGAGATCGACCGCGTGGTGCAGCGTAGCGTGTCCGGCTCCGAGAAACTGGCGCTGAACAACAAGAACGGCCGATTCGGTCGTAGCCCCGAAAGCGACGAGCTGCGCTTCGCCGGCGTCGATTACGCGATCAACCCGCGGTTGCTCGCCAGTTATCACTACGCCGAACTGAGCGACGTCTATCGCCAGCATTTCCTTGGTTTGCAGCACAGCCTGGCGCTGGGGCCTGGCAAGCTGAAAAGCGACCTACGTTATTTCAGCAACAGCGAAGCCGGGCGCGAGCTGGTTGGTGACATCGACAACCGGGTCATCAACGGCATGTTCACCTACAGCGTCGCTGGCCATGCCCTGGGCCTGGCTTATCAAAAGATGCTTGGCGACGATGGCTTCACCTATGTCGATGGGGCCACGCCTTACCTGACCAACTTCCTGCAGATCAACGACTTTGCCGGCCCTGACCAGCGCTCCTGGCAGCTGCGCTACGACTTCGACTTCGCCAGCGTCGGCGTACCGGGTCTGACCTTCATGACCCGCTACGTGCGCGGTGATCAGGTCGACCTGGCGGCAGGCGAGGGGCGTGAGTGGGAGCGCAATACCGATATCGCCTACGCCTTCGGCGACGGCCCGCTGAAGAATCTCAAGGTGACCTGGCGGAACGCCACCTACCGGTCGAGCTTCGTCCGTGATCTGGACGAGAATCGCCTGATCCTGAGTTATATCGTGCCGCTCTGGTAA
- a CDS encoding tripartite tricarboxylate transporter substrate-binding protein, whose product MITCTIRRILPLSLAVLLASGSVLAGEPSRPECIAPSKPGGGFDLTCKLAQAGFKDEGLLKSPMRVTYMPGGIGAVAYNSIAANRRAEPGTLVAFSGASLLNLALGKYGRFDESAVKWLATVGNDYGTLAVREDSPYKNLDDVVQALKKDPKSIVVGGGGSVGGQGWVKIALLARAAGVDPSELRYAAFEGGAEHYMALMGGHVDLVTGSASEIRAQQGNKIRTLAIFSEERLGGDLASIPTAREQGYEIQWPLIRGYFLGPDVKEQDVAWWQERFAKLTASSDFQAYLADRDVLPYYVTGPELDALVKSQVAEYRKLGREFGLVE is encoded by the coding sequence ATGATCACCTGCACCATCCGCCGTATTCTGCCGCTGTCCCTCGCCGTATTGCTTGCCAGTGGTTCGGTACTGGCTGGCGAACCCTCCCGTCCAGAGTGCATCGCTCCGAGCAAGCCGGGCGGCGGTTTCGACCTGACCTGCAAGCTGGCCCAGGCTGGCTTCAAGGATGAAGGCCTGCTCAAATCGCCGATGCGCGTTACCTACATGCCGGGCGGCATCGGCGCCGTGGCCTATAACTCCATCGCTGCCAACCGACGTGCCGAGCCCGGAACCCTGGTGGCCTTTTCCGGCGCATCGTTGCTCAATTTGGCGCTGGGCAAATACGGTCGTTTTGACGAGTCAGCGGTGAAGTGGCTGGCGACCGTCGGCAATGATTACGGCACTTTGGCGGTACGTGAGGATTCGCCTTACAAGAACCTCGATGACGTGGTGCAGGCGCTGAAGAAAGACCCAAAAAGCATCGTGGTTGGCGGCGGCGGCAGTGTCGGCGGCCAGGGTTGGGTGAAGATCGCTCTGCTGGCACGTGCGGCTGGTGTCGATCCCAGCGAACTGCGTTATGCCGCCTTCGAGGGTGGTGCCGAGCACTATATGGCGCTGATGGGCGGCCACGTGGATCTGGTCACCGGCAGCGCCAGCGAGATTCGCGCGCAGCAGGGCAACAAGATTCGTACCCTGGCGATCTTCAGCGAGGAGCGCCTGGGCGGCGACCTGGCGTCTATCCCCACCGCGCGTGAGCAGGGTTACGAAATCCAGTGGCCGCTGATCCGTGGTTACTTCCTCGGCCCTGACGTGAAAGAGCAAGACGTGGCCTGGTGGCAGGAGCGTTTCGCCAAGCTCACGGCCTCCAGCGACTTCCAGGCCTACCTGGCCGACCGCGATGTACTGCCTTACTACGTGACGGGGCCGGAGCTGGATGCGCTGGTCAAGAGTCAGGTTGCGGAGTACCGCAAGCTGGGCCGCGAGTTCGGCTTAGTCGAGTAA
- a CDS encoding tripartite tricarboxylate transporter TctB family protein, which translates to MHDRIFAGVTLLLCCTLGYFAWGYSAPFSYEPVGPKSFPLLLLLLIAFGCVQLLLKPASGVQSDEPPLNRQVMVKALIFLGLMIGYAVLFETFGFVPASVLFGIGMARLYGGNWLQSLLSGVVLALGLYLLFDKALDVPLPLGILAALEN; encoded by the coding sequence ATGCATGACCGTATCTTTGCGGGGGTAACCCTGCTGCTTTGCTGCACCCTGGGATATTTCGCCTGGGGTTACAGCGCCCCGTTTTCCTACGAACCGGTAGGGCCGAAATCCTTCCCGCTTCTGCTTTTGCTGCTGATCGCCTTCGGCTGCGTGCAACTGTTGCTGAAACCCGCCAGTGGTGTGCAGAGCGATGAACCACCCCTGAATCGCCAAGTGATGGTCAAGGCACTGATCTTTCTTGGCCTGATGATCGGCTACGCCGTGCTTTTCGAAACCTTCGGATTCGTCCCCGCCAGCGTGCTGTTCGGCATCGGCATGGCGCGTCTGTATGGCGGCAACTGGTTACAGAGCCTGCTCAGCGGCGTGGTGTTGGCGTTAGGCCTCTACCTGTTGTTCGACAAAGCCCTCGACGTACCCCTGCCGCTCGGCATCCTCGCCGCGCTGGAGAATTGA
- a CDS encoding tripartite tricarboxylate transporter permease, giving the protein MDTLSYLGQGFGVALSPYNLLTALCGTLIGTVVGLLPGLGPINGVALLIPVAFALGLPPETALILLAAVYLGCEYGGRISSILLNIPGEASAVMTTLDGYPLARQGQAGVALSLSAWSSFIGGLIATVGVVLFAPLLAKWAVAFGPAEYFVLMVFAITCLAGMAGNKPLKTAVAALIGLLLSCVGIDANSGVYRFTFGSLGLADGIQFVVLVLGLFSVSELLVLLERTHHGQKAIKASGRMLFNMKEGGFVLATNLRSGVVGFVLGVLPGAGATLASAVSYMSEKRMAVKDNKFGNGDLRGLAAPETANSAAACGSMVPMLTLGVPGSGTTAVMLGALTLYNITPGPLLFQNQPDIVWGLIASLFVANIMLIIMNVPMIKVFTKVLAVPYWALVPAVAIITAIGVYAVHATTFDLYLMIAIGIFGYVMRKLDFPLSAILLGFILGGMMEQNLRRALSLSSGDLGILYASPITWVVWALVAVMIVLPFWRAWRARRQQGRAASVA; this is encoded by the coding sequence ATGGATACCCTTAGCTACCTCGGTCAGGGCTTCGGCGTTGCCCTGAGCCCTTACAACCTTCTTACTGCCCTGTGTGGCACCCTGATCGGCACCGTCGTCGGCCTGCTGCCTGGCCTGGGCCCGATCAACGGCGTGGCGCTGCTGATTCCGGTGGCCTTCGCCCTGGGTCTGCCGCCGGAAACCGCGCTGATCCTGCTCGCTGCGGTGTACCTGGGTTGCGAATACGGCGGTCGTATTTCCTCGATCCTGCTGAACATCCCAGGCGAAGCCTCCGCGGTGATGACTACCCTCGACGGCTACCCGCTGGCGCGTCAGGGCCAGGCTGGTGTCGCGCTGTCGCTGTCGGCGTGGAGTTCGTTCATCGGCGGCCTGATTGCCACGGTCGGTGTGGTGCTGTTCGCGCCGCTGCTGGCCAAGTGGGCGGTGGCGTTCGGCCCCGCTGAATATTTCGTGCTGATGGTGTTCGCCATCACCTGCCTGGCCGGGATGGCCGGCAACAAACCATTGAAAACCGCCGTCGCCGCGCTGATCGGTCTGCTGCTGTCGTGCGTGGGCATCGACGCCAACAGTGGCGTCTATCGCTTCACCTTCGGCAGCCTGGGGCTGGCCGATGGCATCCAGTTCGTGGTGCTGGTGCTGGGTTTGTTCTCGGTCAGCGAGCTGTTGGTGCTGCTCGAGCGTACCCACCATGGGCAGAAGGCGATCAAGGCCAGCGGGCGCATGCTCTTTAACATGAAGGAAGGCGGCTTCGTGCTCGCCACCAACCTGCGCAGCGGCGTGGTCGGCTTCGTCCTCGGCGTACTGCCAGGTGCCGGGGCGACACTGGCCAGCGCGGTGTCCTACATGAGCGAAAAGCGCATGGCGGTGAAGGACAATAAATTCGGCAACGGTGACCTGCGTGGCCTGGCCGCACCGGAAACCGCCAACAGCGCTGCAGCCTGCGGCTCCATGGTGCCGATGCTGACTCTCGGCGTACCGGGTTCGGGCACCACTGCGGTGATGCTCGGCGCCCTGACGCTGTACAACATCACGCCGGGGCCGCTGCTGTTCCAGAACCAGCCGGACATCGTCTGGGGCCTGATCGCGTCGTTGTTCGTCGCCAACATCATGCTGATCATCATGAACGTGCCGATGATCAAGGTCTTCACCAAGGTGCTGGCCGTGCCTTATTGGGCGCTGGTGCCGGCGGTGGCGATCATCACTGCGATCGGTGTGTACGCGGTGCACGCGACCACCTTCGACCTGTACCTGATGATCGCCATCGGCATCTTCGGCTATGTCATGCGCAAGCTGGATTTCCCGCTGTCGGCGATCCTGCTCGGCTTCATCCTCGGCGGCATGATGGAGCAGAACCTGCGTCGTGCTCTGTCCCTGTCCAGCGGTGATCTGGGTATTCTGTACGCCAGCCCGATCACCTGGGTGGTCTGGGCGCTGGTGGCCGTGATGATCGTGCTGCCGTTCTGGCGCGCCTGGCGTGCGCGTCGTCAGCAGGGCCGCGCCGCCAGCGTGGCCTGA
- a CDS encoding D-2-hydroxyacid dehydrogenase family protein codes for MRIVIPDDYQRVVQQLDCFSLLEGFDVRVYHDAVSDPDVLVERFADADALVLTRERTRIDAALLARLPNLKVISQTGRAGPHLDLQACRERGVIVAEGTGSPIAAAELTWALILNARRQLREAMNGLYAGHWQVNLGQRLYGQTLGIWGYGKIGQRLARYARAFDMRVLVWGSEASRQAAIADGYEAASTREAFFEQADVLTLHLRLVPATRHCVVAADLARMKPDALLVNTSRAELIAPGALLEALDLGRPGQAALDVFEQEPILQADHPLLTHPRILCTPHLGYVEKHSYEGYFGEAFANVRAFAQG; via the coding sequence ATGCGTATCGTGATACCGGATGACTATCAGCGGGTGGTTCAACAACTCGATTGCTTCAGCTTGTTGGAAGGCTTCGATGTCCGCGTGTATCACGATGCTGTCAGCGACCCGGATGTACTGGTCGAGCGCTTCGCCGACGCCGACGCGCTGGTGCTGACCCGCGAGCGCACGCGTATCGACGCCGCGCTGCTGGCACGCTTGCCCAACCTGAAAGTGATCAGCCAGACCGGGCGAGCCGGCCCGCATCTCGATCTGCAGGCTTGCCGCGAGCGCGGCGTGATCGTCGCCGAGGGCACCGGCTCGCCCATCGCTGCAGCCGAGCTGACCTGGGCTCTGATCCTCAATGCTCGGCGTCAGCTGCGCGAAGCCATGAACGGTCTGTATGCCGGGCACTGGCAGGTCAACCTGGGCCAGCGTCTGTATGGTCAGACGCTGGGCATCTGGGGTTACGGCAAGATCGGCCAGCGTTTGGCGCGCTATGCGCGGGCCTTCGACATGCGCGTTCTGGTGTGGGGCAGCGAGGCTTCGCGCCAGGCCGCCATCGCCGATGGCTACGAGGCTGCATCGACACGCGAAGCCTTCTTCGAGCAGGCCGATGTTCTCACCCTGCACCTGCGCCTGGTGCCTGCCACCCGGCACTGTGTCGTCGCCGCCGACCTGGCGCGGATGAAACCCGACGCGCTGTTGGTCAATACCAGCCGCGCCGAACTGATCGCGCCGGGGGCGCTGCTTGAAGCGCTGGATCTTGGCCGTCCTGGTCAGGCGGCGCTGGACGTTTTTGAGCAGGAGCCGATCCTGCAGGCCGATCATCCGCTGCTGACTCATCCGCGCATTCTCTGTACGCCGCATCTGGGCTACGTCGAAAAGCACAGCTACGAAGGCTACTTCGGCGAGGCCTTCGCCAATGTCAGGGCGTTTGCGCAAGGATAA
- a CDS encoding LysR family transcriptional regulator, whose protein sequence is MHSSERLKGIDVFVAVADFGSFSAAAERLNLTGSAVSKSVARLEERLGARLFNRTTRSLALTDAGVLFYRTCTSVLSELEEVEHALVGQEHELHGKVRIDLPASYGRLHVLPLIMDFVRLHPMLQPHISFTDRFIDPAYENIDIVVRIGGPDTWPANLGHEYFGAQRLIFCASPDYLQRYGYPENQHDLDSHQCIGYVQSDGLVGPWFFRGARPGEMERRAVQTRIAVGDGEGEVAAVLAGHGIGQLPTWLTQRHIEQGTLVEVLPDLATDGLPMHLIWLKNRENAAKVKALLDYLRPRLTPHGMRTSADKAEH, encoded by the coding sequence ATGCATTCATCCGAGCGGCTGAAGGGGATAGATGTCTTTGTTGCCGTCGCTGATTTTGGCAGCTTCAGTGCTGCTGCCGAACGCCTCAATCTCACCGGCTCTGCCGTCAGCAAAAGCGTGGCACGGCTGGAGGAGCGTCTGGGCGCGCGGCTATTCAATCGCACCACCCGCTCGCTGGCGCTGACCGATGCCGGAGTCCTGTTCTACAGGACGTGCACATCGGTTCTGTCCGAGCTCGAAGAGGTCGAACATGCGCTGGTCGGCCAGGAGCACGAGCTCCATGGCAAAGTCCGTATAGACCTGCCGGCCTCCTATGGTCGTCTCCATGTACTGCCATTGATCATGGATTTTGTACGCCTGCACCCCATGCTTCAGCCGCATATATCGTTCACTGATCGGTTTATCGATCCTGCTTACGAGAACATCGATATCGTCGTTCGCATCGGTGGCCCGGATACCTGGCCGGCCAATCTGGGTCATGAGTACTTTGGTGCGCAGCGCCTGATCTTCTGCGCCTCACCGGACTACCTGCAGCGCTATGGCTATCCAGAAAACCAACATGATCTGGATAGTCACCAGTGCATCGGTTACGTGCAGAGCGACGGTTTGGTCGGCCCCTGGTTCTTCAGGGGCGCGCGGCCGGGAGAGATGGAGCGCCGAGCGGTACAAACGCGAATTGCCGTGGGGGACGGTGAGGGGGAGGTGGCGGCGGTGCTTGCAGGGCACGGTATCGGGCAGTTACCGACCTGGCTAACACAGCGCCACATCGAACAGGGAACGCTCGTCGAAGTGTTGCCGGACCTGGCTACGGATGGCTTGCCCATGCATTTGATCTGGCTGAAAAATCGCGAAAACGCAGCCAAGGTCAAAGCTCTTCTGGATTACCTGCGTCCCCGGCTTACACCGCATGGCATGCGAACCTCGGCAGATAAGGCGGAGCACTGA
- a CDS encoding MFS transporter: MSVYESASQSVRSQRGAGLSVAILAFSAFLIVTTEFLIIGLLPALARDLDISISMAGQLVTLFAFTVMIFGPPLTAMLSHLDRKKLFVAILLIFAASNALAAISDSFWLLAVARLVPALALPVFWGTASETAGQLAGPEKAGQAIANVYLGISAAMLLGIPLGTLVSNALGWRGAFWLLAGLSLIMALAILAFMPAVSRTAKVDFLQQAKIFKEPYFLSNVLLSIVVFSAMFTAYTYLADILERVAGVHPENIGWWLMAFGAVGLIGNWIGGKAIDRSPIKASVLFLLLLAIGMTAVVPFAHMGLIFCAALGLWGIANTALYPVSQVRVMSSVSHSKALAGTTNVSAANAGIGIGAIVGGMTIANLGIEYLGYAAAAIAVMALMLVPLVHKLASRQERAPAT; the protein is encoded by the coding sequence ATGTCTGTTTATGAATCTGCCTCTCAATCTGTCCGCTCGCAACGAGGCGCCGGCCTTAGCGTCGCCATCCTGGCATTTTCCGCCTTTCTCATCGTCACCACTGAATTCCTGATCATCGGCCTTCTGCCTGCTCTTGCCCGAGACCTGGACATTTCCATCTCGATGGCAGGCCAACTGGTGACTCTGTTTGCCTTCACGGTGATGATTTTCGGGCCACCGCTGACAGCAATGCTTTCTCATCTTGATAGAAAGAAGCTGTTCGTGGCCATTCTGCTGATTTTCGCCGCGTCGAATGCCCTTGCAGCCATATCGGACAGCTTTTGGCTTCTCGCTGTCGCACGCCTGGTGCCTGCGCTGGCCCTGCCCGTGTTTTGGGGTACCGCCAGTGAAACCGCGGGACAACTGGCCGGCCCCGAGAAAGCGGGCCAGGCGATCGCGAATGTTTACCTGGGCATCTCTGCCGCGATGCTGCTCGGCATTCCGCTGGGCACCCTGGTGTCGAATGCGCTTGGCTGGAGGGGCGCATTCTGGTTGCTCGCCGGCTTATCGCTGATCATGGCGCTGGCAATCCTGGCGTTCATGCCTGCCGTATCCCGCACTGCCAAGGTGGACTTTCTGCAGCAAGCGAAGATTTTCAAGGAACCCTATTTCCTTTCGAATGTGCTGCTTTCCATCGTCGTGTTCAGCGCCATGTTCACCGCCTACACCTACCTCGCCGACATCCTGGAGCGCGTGGCGGGCGTGCATCCGGAAAATATCGGATGGTGGCTGATGGCATTCGGTGCAGTCGGCCTGATAGGCAACTGGATTGGCGGCAAGGCGATCGATAGATCGCCGATCAAGGCCAGCGTGCTCTTTTTGCTTCTGCTGGCGATTGGCATGACTGCGGTTGTTCCATTCGCGCATATGGGTCTGATTTTCTGCGCTGCGCTGGGCCTGTGGGGCATTGCCAATACCGCTCTTTATCCGGTCAGCCAGGTCCGTGTCATGAGTTCGGTCTCCCATTCCAAGGCACTGGCGGGCACCACCAACGTGTCGGCGGCGAATGCAGGCATCGGTATTGGCGCCATTGTCGGCGGCATGACCATAGCCAATCTGGGGATCGAGTATCTGGGCTATGCGGCTGCGGCTATCGCCGTCATGGCTCTGATGTTGGTGCCGCTGGTACATAAGTTGGCGTCCCGGCAAGAGCGGGCACCTGCGACCTGA
- a CDS encoding ImmA/IrrE family metallo-endopeptidase, which yields MHDAKTPITVKSAFESLQVAGYPRAYVTKLLPDWWDNSLLKTSSGVFQFALILKQRLGLEVNFGQDGVLAIEPGAARANFKHRADTRVDELNVAAGLGIALARLAIFAARRPYRELPAESSEIYRLVRERSGRATVDYEGLLDLCWAHGIPVLFLKEMPRNTKRMTGMAVMVNGRPAILLGYNHAQHSKQLFVLAHELAHILCGHVQDNGVLIDEDIADVREGLEGGAQIRRDDQEREADTFALGLIRNDQMTIMRQIPRQGSAAVLASAAIKLSQDTGVDPGHLILSYAKEHDDWIGAIQALNFIEQPVGAIELLRQRFLANTVSDAISEESAEHLLSMQGIGGK from the coding sequence ATGCACGACGCAAAGACTCCGATAACCGTTAAATCCGCATTCGAAAGCCTCCAAGTTGCAGGCTACCCCCGAGCGTATGTCACAAAGCTGCTGCCTGATTGGTGGGATAACAGCCTTCTGAAAACAAGTTCGGGCGTGTTCCAGTTCGCTCTGATCCTGAAGCAACGACTGGGTCTTGAGGTGAATTTCGGGCAAGACGGCGTTCTGGCTATTGAGCCAGGAGCAGCTCGTGCCAATTTCAAGCATCGAGCGGATACTCGGGTAGATGAACTCAATGTCGCAGCTGGCCTCGGTATAGCTTTGGCACGCCTAGCGATATTTGCAGCACGAAGGCCCTACAGGGAGTTGCCTGCCGAATCATCAGAGATCTATCGGTTGGTTCGTGAGCGCTCAGGGCGCGCCACAGTTGACTATGAGGGGTTGCTGGATCTGTGCTGGGCACATGGCATCCCAGTGCTTTTCCTCAAGGAAATGCCAAGAAATACGAAGCGCATGACCGGAATGGCGGTCATGGTCAACGGCCGTCCAGCAATACTACTGGGCTACAATCACGCTCAGCATTCCAAGCAGCTCTTCGTGCTCGCTCATGAGCTTGCGCACATCCTGTGCGGGCATGTTCAGGACAACGGCGTCTTGATTGACGAGGATATTGCTGATGTCCGTGAGGGGCTTGAAGGGGGCGCACAAATTCGACGTGATGATCAGGAGCGTGAAGCGGATACCTTCGCTCTAGGGCTGATTAGAAATGACCAAATGACCATCATGCGACAGATTCCTCGACAGGGATCTGCTGCTGTCTTGGCTTCTGCGGCGATCAAGCTCAGCCAGGATACAGGGGTCGACCCAGGGCACCTGATTCTTTCGTATGCGAAAGAGCATGACGACTGGATCGGGGCCATCCAGGCATTGAACTTCATTGAGCAACCAGTCGGAGCTATCGAACTACTTCGGCAGCGATTCCTCGCGAATACGGTCTCCGATGCAATCAGCGAGGAGAGTGCGGAGCACCTCCTATCCATGCAGGGAATTGGGGGAAAGTAG
- a CDS encoding sce7726 family protein, with product MREAEIKIALTHHLATGMSDTAFHFLEEVELNGGEIRADLVQVADMHCYEIKSATDSLKRLVGQGSRYARAFDQVTLVTAQCHLKKAMPMLPPWWGVMVVPEEEGKSFKQVRKAKPNKRHEPDVLVTLLKREEALQILEEQGITRGFKSKSLYIIQAKVAELLPLSSLKERVRQCLIERAKTIVSIAL from the coding sequence ATGCGCGAAGCAGAAATCAAAATTGCCCTGACCCACCACCTGGCAACCGGCATGTCCGACACCGCTTTTCATTTCCTAGAAGAGGTGGAGCTCAATGGTGGTGAGATCCGTGCCGACCTAGTGCAAGTCGCGGACATGCACTGCTACGAGATAAAAAGCGCAACAGACTCCCTGAAACGCCTCGTAGGGCAGGGCTCGCGCTATGCCAGAGCGTTTGATCAGGTCACTTTAGTTACTGCGCAATGCCATCTGAAAAAAGCCATGCCAATGCTACCGCCCTGGTGGGGCGTGATGGTGGTGCCTGAGGAAGAGGGAAAATCCTTTAAGCAGGTGCGCAAAGCCAAGCCTAACAAGCGCCACGAGCCTGACGTGCTTGTCACCTTACTGAAGCGCGAAGAAGCTTTGCAGATTCTGGAAGAGCAAGGGATCACCCGGGGCTTCAAGAGCAAAAGCCTCTACATTATCCAAGCGAAGGTTGCCGAGCTCCTCCCCCTGAGCTCACTCAAGGAGAGGGTTCGTCAATGCCTTATTGAGCGTGCAAAGACCATAGTCAGTATTGCTCTTTGA
- a CDS encoding triose-phosphate isomerase, with protein sequence MTGYNRPMAVLIQSPLSGTAIQRNAVRVSVRNVSHLRKRAIIGEVSGPTLSDTGCRYVLPRHTERQALFGESGELVALHRMLI encoded by the coding sequence ATGACTGGCTACAACCGGCCAATGGCAGTACTGATTCAGTCACCGCTTTCGGGCACTGCTATTCAGCGAAATGCAGTCCGAGTGAGCGTCCGCAACGTAAGCCATCTGCGCAAGCGCGCAATCATTGGAGAGGTGAGCGGACCAACGCTCTCCGATACTGGTTGCAGGTATGTCCTGCCTAGGCATACCGAGAGACAGGCACTGTTCGGCGAGAGCGGCGAGCTCGTTGCCCTGCACCGGATGCTCATATAG
- the mobI gene encoding conjugative transfer protein MobI(A/C) encodes MSKEAQTIVTLLDQQYEQLLTDARCLVASYVDASMKLYKKTGVKSVVAGVSIKQVSPNAYSIYWCKLVPLQGQKNKFAPLTIAKGNGKHKYPASSFEFVEYPYRHLVLQVEGRLAEIRRVASENRQLRRTLVAYEKKLSRYQALNHGDLYSAG; translated from the coding sequence ATGAGCAAAGAAGCACAAACGATAGTCACCCTGCTTGATCAGCAGTACGAGCAGTTGCTTACGGACGCGAGGTGCTTGGTAGCAAGCTATGTGGATGCGTCCATGAAGCTGTACAAAAAGACCGGGGTCAAATCTGTTGTGGCCGGCGTATCAATCAAGCAGGTGAGCCCGAATGCGTATTCAATCTACTGGTGCAAACTGGTGCCGCTGCAAGGACAAAAAAACAAATTCGCGCCTCTGACTATTGCCAAGGGGAATGGCAAACATAAATACCCGGCTTCCTCGTTTGAGTTTGTTGAATATCCATACCGTCACCTCGTTCTGCAAGTTGAGGGGCGGCTTGCGGAGATTCGCCGCGTTGCGAGCGAGAATCGTCAGCTACGTCGGACGTTGGTCGCTTATGAGAAGAAGCTGTCTAGATACCAAGCGCTTAATCATGGCGACCTCTATTCGGCAGGGTAG